A stretch of the Bacillus sp. FJAT-18017 genome encodes the following:
- the odhB gene encoding 2-oxoglutarate dehydrogenase complex dihydrolipoyllysine-residue succinyltransferase — MAKIVIPQLAESITEGTIAQWIKHPGDVVSTGDYILELETDKVNVEITSEFSGVLKEILKEEGDNVAVGEAVAVIEETGSGSTKQANELPVAEDTTAVNEETATEETPAANEAPTDEGKPASTNEVIASPAARKLARERGIDLQNVVPQDPLGRVRKQDVANYEPESRPAANTSQAAVQQPGQQVAQQAPAYNQFSKPVERRKMSRRRATIAKNLVQVQQTAAILTTFNEVDMTAVMNLRKKRKDEFFEEHDVKLGFMSFFTKAVVSALKRYPLLNAEIQENELVIKKFYDIGVAVSTEEGLVVPVVRDADRLNFAEIEKEISNLALKAKESKLTLSDLQGGTFTITNGGTFGSLFSTPILNAPQVGILGMHSIQKRPVAVDDETIEIRPMMYIALSYDHRIVDGKEAVGFLVRIKQLLEDPEKLLFES, encoded by the coding sequence ATGGCGAAGATCGTCATCCCTCAATTAGCTGAATCAATAACAGAAGGTACCATTGCACAATGGATTAAACACCCCGGTGATGTTGTTTCAACAGGAGATTATATTTTGGAACTCGAAACAGATAAAGTCAATGTGGAAATTACTTCTGAGTTCAGTGGGGTATTAAAAGAAATTTTGAAAGAAGAAGGCGATAACGTAGCGGTTGGAGAAGCAGTTGCGGTTATTGAGGAAACTGGTAGTGGTTCCACAAAACAGGCAAATGAATTGCCTGTTGCAGAAGACACAACTGCAGTAAATGAAGAGACAGCCACAGAAGAAACGCCGGCGGCAAATGAAGCGCCAACTGATGAAGGAAAACCTGCTTCAACTAACGAAGTCATTGCTTCTCCAGCTGCAAGAAAGTTAGCGAGAGAACGGGGAATTGATCTGCAGAATGTTGTTCCTCAAGACCCGTTGGGAAGGGTGCGTAAACAGGACGTTGCAAACTATGAACCTGAGAGCCGCCCGGCTGCTAACACGTCCCAGGCCGCAGTACAGCAACCAGGACAGCAAGTTGCACAGCAAGCACCAGCATATAACCAATTCAGTAAACCAGTAGAAAGAAGAAAAATGTCGCGCCGCCGTGCCACAATTGCAAAGAACCTTGTCCAGGTCCAGCAAACGGCAGCGATCTTAACGACATTTAATGAAGTCGATATGACTGCTGTCATGAATTTAAGAAAGAAGCGGAAAGATGAATTTTTTGAAGAACATGATGTAAAGCTAGGGTTTATGTCGTTTTTTACGAAGGCAGTCGTCAGTGCGCTTAAACGCTATCCATTACTGAACGCAGAAATTCAAGAAAATGAACTGGTCATTAAGAAATTCTATGACATTGGCGTTGCTGTTTCTACAGAAGAGGGCCTAGTTGTTCCTGTTGTGAGAGACGCTGATCGATTAAATTTTGCCGAGATAGAAAAGGAGATTAGTAATCTGGCATTAAAGGCAAAGGAGTCGAAACTAACTTTATCTGACCTGCAGGGCGGCACATTCACGATTACAAATGGAGGAACATTTGGCTCTTTATTCTCAACACCTATTTTAAATGCTCCTCAGGTCGGAATCTTGGGTATGCACTCCATTCAAAAACGCCCAGTTGCTGTTGATGATGAAACAATCGAAATTCGGCCTATGATGTACATTGCTCTTTCCTATGACCATCGTATTGTCGATGGAAAGGAAGCAGTTGGATTCCTGGTTAGAATCAAGCAATTGCTTGAGGATCCAGAAAAATTACTTTTTGAATCATAA